One segment of Bombus pascuorum chromosome 6, iyBomPasc1.1, whole genome shotgun sequence DNA contains the following:
- the LOC132907864 gene encoding nuclear exosome regulator NRDE2: protein MSLFPAYSSESNKSSISNESKNFTKENETTSWLYNSSYLEQISSKNLVNYSSESSDETTNETSYLHKQETIHTTALKNQKPISGERRTSKHIKKKKKDKKKYAYGEREYEKDVENVYFEDKYRDKGNNSINTLYSSTKSYYDIKINSLGFIPYKKSKKDSYERYYVKNIDYIEKHKKKDTIIRKESITNSSKEEQSTPSWYIKLEELQKAKTKEYNEKLTNDPNDIQLWIEYIEFQDTLGYFQQYQAAKDVHRVTTLKKLSIVEKALEKNIECTNLLKLKLSFMGELLPADEFSKQLEVLVNKDTGNIILWQEFIMTTQASVAMCTVPKVLDLYSKCFCILKQKARTNPRVYDERLLQILYWCLTFLRHTGLWEQMWETIRLNLILNLSLDKDSLSFKKTIDEKKLIGMEEVILMSRLPLNQLWQRTESLRENCHWISVNRSELDLVGDSRRFVLPDDVADFVHPILSRNLSFRMAIHTLLLLKVPLLPTRNYMLKMLTLEELDWGVETSEVLLPFFYPMVGEMTGCNERRELLKGILEGRLTSGPQYLTFHPAQESYLDFIRDIFFTIAENLPPLQRTSIYVWWLRFERLLIFLQKDDLLKHDNKRKKLKTILKEFLKKDENRNNLHFYREYALIEKEIGKFDNCVNVLQTAIQSQTACPSEIHNPEEKSALLSLYRTFIETLLNSETYKETHKTQILNIMRQIIPETNGNQLLQVEQYLENCIQNFLQEVPSENEENTYFLPNIKCDTIVCYAYLLYVRDSDINRITSMFRSCINHYKDSHSLQEILRESQIALLQLHYKRIQHESLLKSEVDDMIKLYPNNFFALSVFACIESELPLWKSNSRVTKLQLWKAFAMCLASRKRIHSLQELKDYVSMNAAINKLLYFHQTLARIPTIKNCPLLWRLYMLLLREYNLCEKKGEEVYHESVALCPWARSIYIDAAEVAPQILTQVQDVIREKELRMHVTPEELDVLRG, encoded by the exons ATGTCTTTATTTCCAGCTTATTCAAGTGAATCGAATAAATCTTCGATATCCAATGAAtcgaagaattttacaaaag aaaatgagACAACTAGTTGGTTATACAATTCCAGTTACTTAGAACAAATTTCATCTAAGAATCTTGTCAACTATTCTTCTGAATCTTCGGATGAGACTACAAATGAAACTtcttatttacataaacaaGAAACTATACATACTACCGCTTTAAAGAATCAGAAGCCTATATCtggagaaagaagaacatctaaacatataaagaaaaagaaaaaggataaaaaaaaatatgcatatgGGGAACGTGAATATGAGAAAGATGTAGAAAATGTGTATTTTGAAGATAAGTACAGAGACAAGGgaaataatagtataaatacACTTTACTCTAGTACCAAATCgtattatgatattaaaataaattccctTGGTTTTATTCcttataaaaaatcaaaaaaagaTAGTTATGAGagatattatgtaaaaaacattgattatatagaaaaacataaaaagaaagatactatTATCAGAAAAGAATCTATCACTAATTCATCGAAAGAAGAGCAATCTACTCCTTCATGGTACATTAAGTTAGAAGAATTGCAGAAAGCTAAAACTAaagaatataatgaaaaattgacaaaTGATCCAAATGATATTCAATTATGGATtgaatatatagaatttcag GATACATTAGgatattttcaacaatatcAAGCTGCAAAGGATGTTCATAGAGTAacaacattaaaaaaattgtctatAGTTGAAAAAGCcttggaaaaaaatatagaatgtacaaatttattaaaattaaagttatcTTTCATGGGAGAACTTTTGCCTGCTGATGAATTTTCAAAGCAACTTGAAGTCCTAGTTAACAAAGATacaggaaatattattttatggcaAGAATTTATTATGACTACACAAGCTTCAGTAGCAATGTGTACAGTACCaaaagttttagatttatattcaaaatgtttctgtattttaaagCAAAAAGCTAGAACAAATCCTCGAGTATATGACGAACGATTATTAC AAATATTGTACTGGTGTCTAACGTTTTTACGACATACTGGACTTTGGGAACAAATGTGGGAAACAATACGTTTGAATCTTATTCTGAATCTTAGCTTAGATAAAGACAGTCTATCCTTTAAAAAAACAATAGATGAGAAGAAATTAA TTGGAATGGAGGAAGTAATATTGATGTCAAGATTACCACTCAATCAATTATGGCAAAGAACAGAATCATTAAGAGAGAATTGCCATTGGATTAGCGTCAATAGAAGTGAATTAGACTTAGTTGGTGATTCTCGAAGATTTGTTTTACCCGACGATGTCGCAGATTTTGTTCATCCAATACTTTCAAGAAATTTGAGTTTTCGAATGGCGATTCATACATTACTTTTACTTAAAGTACCACTATTACCTACTCGGAACTATATGTTAAAA ATGTTAACATTAGAAGAACTTGATTGGGGTGTAGAAACCTCAGAAGTGTTGCTTCCATTTTTTTATCCTATGGTAGGTGAAATGACTGGTTGTAATGAAAGAAGGGAACTATTAAAGGGCATACTTGAAGGACGTTTAACGTCAGGTCCTCAGTACCTTACGTTTCATCCTGCACAAGAATCATATTTGGATTTTATacgcgatatattttttacaatcgCTGAAAATTTACCTCCTCTGCAACGTACAAGTATATATGTTTGGTGGTTAAGATTTGAAAGATTgctcatttttcttcaaaaagaTGATCTATTAAAACATGATAACAA acgaaaaaaattaaaaacaatattaaagGAATTCTTAAAAAAGGACGAAAATAggaataatttacatttttatagggAATATGCattgatagaaaaagaaataggaaaatttgataattgcGTAAATGTTTTACAGACAGCCATTCAATCTCAAACTGCATGTCCTTCTGAAATTCATAATCCTGAAGAAAAATCAGCACTTCTAAGTTTGTATCGGACATTTATTGAAACTTTACTTAATTCAGAAACatataaggaaacacataaaacacagatattaaatattatgagaCAAATAATACCCGAAACAAATGGGAACCAGTTGCTACAAGTGGaacaatatttagaaaattgcatacaaaattttttacaagaaGTTCCTtcagaaaatgaagaaaatacatattttttaccaAACATCAAATGTGATACAATTGTTTGCTATGCGTATTTGCTATATGTACGAGATTCCGATATTAATAGAATAACTAGCATGTTTAGAAGCTGTATAAATCATTACAAAGACAGCCATTCTTTACAG gAAATATTACGGGAAAGTCAAATAGCGCTTTTGCAGTTACATTATAAACGGATTCAACATGAAAGTCTCCTAAAGTCAGAAGTAGAtgatatgataaaattatatccaaATAACTTTTTTGCCCTTTCAGTATTTGCATGTATTGAg AGTGAATTGCCTCTTTGGAAAAGCAACAGTCGTGTGACAAAACTCCAATTATGGAAAGCATTTGCTATGTGTTTAGCAAGTCGGAAACGTATTCATTCTTTACAAGAGCTTAAAGATTATGTTAGTATGAACGcagcaattaataaattactatattttcatCAAACACTTGCAAG gATAccaacaattaaaaattgcccCCTGTTATGGAGATTATATATGCTACTTCTTAGGGAATATAATCTGtgtgaaaaaaaaggagaagaagtaTACCATGAAAGTGTTGCATTATGTCCTTGGGCTAGAAGCATCTACATTGATGCAGCCGAGGTTGCACCTCAAATTCTTACGCAAGTTCAAGACGTAAtacgagaaaaagaattaagaaTGCATGTTACCCCAGAAGAATTGGACGTCTTACGCGGTTAA
- the LOC132907878 gene encoding DNA fragmentation factor subunit alpha-like — protein sequence MSETAGISQGLGNPYKIVDHTREKRKGITASSLKELTSIARNRLSLPLDAELTIVLEQDGTEVDDEEYFATLERNTSLMVLYGDQKWVAAGSGKAASRYIVVDDVDNIEGGQRREEIRRRRPPIEALVSSLHGDPSHISLLDGHNLELLSDMDPDSVADIVSGNIIFLEQLKEASGRFLAEKRQAQGSLDVLQMCASGGEIERA from the exons ATGTCAGAAACAGCGGGAATTTCGCAAGGATTAGGAAATCCGTACAAAATTGTCGATCATACtcgagaaaaacgaaagggaatcactgcttcttctttaaaagaattaaCCAGTATTGCTAGAAACCGCTTGTCTTTACCTTTAGATGCAGAACTAACAATTGTCCTGGAACAAGATG GTACTGAGGTAGATGATGAAGAATATTTTGCAACATTAGAAAGAAATACTAGTTTAATGGTTCTATATGGAGATCAAAAGTGGGTGGCAGCAGGAAGTGGTAAAGCTGCTTCTCGTTACATCGTTGTTGATGATGTAGATAATATAGAAGGTGGACAAAGAAGAGAGGAAATTAGAAGGCGTCGACCACCAATAGAGGCTTTAGTCTCATCATTGCACGGTGATCCATCACATATATCATTGCTTGATGGACATAATTTAGAATTGCTCAGTGATATGGATCCAGATAGTGTGGCTGATATAGTGTCTGGCAATAt AATTTTCCTTGAGCAATTAAAAGAAGCTTCAGGCAGATTCTTAGCTGAAAAACGGCAAGCACAAGGATCCCTCGATGTTCTTCAGATGTGTGCAAGTGGTGGAGAAATAGAGCGAGCGTAG
- the LOC132907880 gene encoding uncharacterized protein LOC132907880 isoform X1, which produces MDLKAVVVPGEAPESDDDSASIVTGMGFPFIRAPNYCGTIISGEAPESDDDGTSISSISGAVDAMTCMPEVKIPKSKKCSIKYNSLLHKKLHECNGTLDKDLIQMVDGTIGNATQELSTVNKQLLRSELILQEAVSQLRSAGNRVRDTSNVLHQLIDGNFISSIKT; this is translated from the exons ATGGATTTGAAAGCTGTTGTTGTTCCGGGTGAGGCACCAGAATCTGATGATGACTCTGCAAGCATTGTCACT GGTATGGGATTTCCTTTTATAAGAGCTCCTAATTATTGTGGTACGATTATTTCTGGCGAAGCTCCAGAATCTGATGATG atgGAACAAGTATAAGTAGTATTAGTGGAGCAGTTGATGCTATGACATGTATGCCAGAAGTGAAAATACCAAAATCAAAAAAATGttctataaaatacaatagtctgcttcataaaaaattac atgAATGCAATGGAACATTGGATAAAGACCTTATACAAATGGTTGATGGAACAATTGGTAATGCCACTCAGGAATTATCAACTGTTAATAAGCAACTGCTAAGGAGTGAACTTATTCTTCAAGAGGCTGTGTCTCAATTACGTAGTGCCGGCAATCGAGTGAGGGATACATCCAATGTATTACATCAACTCATagatggaaattttatatccTCTATTAAAAcctaa
- the LOC132907869 gene encoding SH2B adapter protein 1 isoform X2: protein MSVYTITAATPTTSTIISTTTATTTTAVTVTTTATPTTTTAPAVAVSPEAAPGWIEFCERHARASASDFAKAFCTYVSLNLPESARSNLSHRDFLRKFVESFCEHFESEYLRRTIRSPSLYDTRHIASNDRDVNVISQNNNAPIRISSHEEFSDYSEHDGDAISPKPAHKPFFRRLSFKGLKKGKSFFHKQQSDEVELSHSEHRRDKHSKAKLSKIVVECRKEGIVNSLMGENIDGTQKWEKSRLALIKAIGGYMLEFYSPPKAVKPRSGVFCSAITEARETTALEMPDHENTFVLKTQNMEFVIEAHDSNDMRSWLATIKYCMRTVQQNSVNPSSGTDVTGDSLGHGSLAIGSEGDRLRTNSTSKSSRSTSHEHGDEIGGNPPEIPPRLRIRSNSNLELCSSQQDIEQMNANDGELDLSSSLREYPWFHGTLPRSDAAQLVLHSAANGHGVFLVRQSETRKGEFVLTFNFQGRAKHLRMTLNDQGHCRVQHLCFPAIYDMLEHFRRNAIPLESGGTADVTLTEFVVATDATRSGHHNASGINQQQLQERRPPAAPEPREVRVSSGSLTPLE, encoded by the exons ATGAGTGTTTATACCATAACTGCGGCGACACCAACAACGAGTACAATAATATCAACAACAACGGCAACGACGACGACAGCTGTAACAGTGACGACGACGGCTACGCCGACAACAACAACGGCACCGGCGGTTGCCGTGTCGCCTGAAGCTGCGCCTGGTTGGATAGAATTTTGTGAGAGACACGCCCGCGCTTCGGCTTCTGATTTTGCTAAGGCCTTTTGTACCTACGTCAGTTTAAATTTACCAGAAAGTGCAAGATCGAATCTTTCCCATCGtgattttttaagaaaatttgtcgaaagcttttgTGAACACTTTGAAAGCGAATACCTACGTCGTACGATTAG ATCACCATCTTTGTATGACACAAGGCATATAGCAAGTAATGATAGAGATGTTAATGTTATAAGCCAAAACAACAATGCTCCTATTCGTATATCATCTCATGAAGAATTCAGTGATTACTCTGAACATGATGGAGATGCAATATCACCAAAGCCTGCACACAAACCATTTTTCCGCCGCTTATCCTTTAAAGGGCTTAAGAAGGGCAAAAGCTTCTTCCATAAGCAGCAAAGTGATGAAGTGGAATTATCTCATAGTGAACATCGTAGAGATAAGCATTCAAAAGCTAAACTTTCAAAGATTGTGGTGGAATGTAGAAAAGAAGGCATTGTTAATTCCTTAATGGGAGAAAATATTGATGGAACTCAAAAATGGGAGAAATCTAGACTTGCCTTAATAAAAGCAATTGGTGGATATAtgttagaattttattctccTCCAAAAGCAGTAAAACCACGTAGTGGTGTCTTTTGTTCTGCAATAACTGAAGCCAGGGAAACAACTGCACTAGAAATGCCAGATCATGAAAATACCtttgtattaaaaacacaAAATATGGAATTTGTAATCGAAGCTCATGATTCAAATGATATGAGATCATGGTTAGCtactattaaatattgtatgcGCACAGTACAACAAAATTCTGTTAATCCTAGTTCTGGAACAGATGTTACTGGAGATTCCTTAGGACATGGTTCATTAGCTATTGGTAGTGAAGGAGATAGATTAAGAACTAATTCTACAAGTAAAAGTTCCCGATCTACATCGCATGAACATGGAGATGAAATAGGTGGCAATCCTCCAGAAATACCTCCTAGACTACGTATAAGAAGTAATAGTAATCTGGAATTATGTTCATCACAACAGGATATTGAACAaa TGAATGCAAATGATGGTGAATTAGATTTATCTAGCAGTTTAAGAGAATATCCATGGTTTCATGGGACCCTGCCTAGATCAGATGCAGCACAGCTTGTTTTACATAGTGCTGCTAATGGTCATGGTGTATTTCTTGTTCGACAAAGTGAAACAAGAAAAGGAGAATTtgtattaacttttaattttcaaggCAGAgcaaaa CATTTGCGTATGACATTAAACGATCAGGGACATTGTCGTGTTCAGCATCTTTGTTTTCCTGCTATATATGATATGCTTGAACACTTTCGTCGGAATGCCATACCTCTTGAATCCGGTGGAACAGCAGATGTCACTCTCACAGAATTTGTTGTGGCGACTGATGCAACACGGTCAGGACATCATAATGCATCTGGAATAAATCAACAACAGTTACAAGAAAGGAGACCCCCAGCTGCTCCAGAGCCAAGAGAAGTAAGAGTCAGCAGTGGAAGTCTAACTCCTCTTGAGTGA
- the LOC132907880 gene encoding uncharacterized protein LOC132907880 isoform X2 encodes MGFPFIRAPNYCGTIISGEAPESDDDGTSISSISGAVDAMTCMPEVKIPKSKKCSIKYNSLLHKKLHECNGTLDKDLIQMVDGTIGNATQELSTVNKQLLRSELILQEAVSQLRSAGNRVRDTSNVLHQLIDGNFISSIKT; translated from the exons ATGGGATTTCCTTTTATAAGAGCTCCTAATTATTGTGGTACGATTATTTCTGGCGAAGCTCCAGAATCTGATGATG atgGAACAAGTATAAGTAGTATTAGTGGAGCAGTTGATGCTATGACATGTATGCCAGAAGTGAAAATACCAAAATCAAAAAAATGttctataaaatacaatagtctgcttcataaaaaattac atgAATGCAATGGAACATTGGATAAAGACCTTATACAAATGGTTGATGGAACAATTGGTAATGCCACTCAGGAATTATCAACTGTTAATAAGCAACTGCTAAGGAGTGAACTTATTCTTCAAGAGGCTGTGTCTCAATTACGTAGTGCCGGCAATCGAGTGAGGGATACATCCAATGTATTACATCAACTCATagatggaaattttatatccTCTATTAAAAcctaa
- the LOC132907869 gene encoding SH2B adapter protein 1 isoform X1, with translation MSVYTITAATPTTSTIISTTTATTTTAVTVTTTATPTTTTAPAVAVSPEAAPGWIEFCERHARASASDFAKAFCTYVSLNLPESARSNLSHRDFLRKFVESFCEHFESEYLRRTIRSPSLYDTRHIASNDRDVNVISQNNNAPIRISSHEEFSDYSEHDGDAISPKPAHKPFFRRLSFKGLKKGKSFFHKQQSDEVELSHSEHRRDKHSKAKLSKIVVECRKEGIVNSLMGENIDGTQKWEKSRLALIKAIGGYMLEFYSPPKAVKPRSGVFCSAITEARETTALEMPDHENTFVLKTQNMEFVIEAHDSNDMRSWLATIKYCMRTVQQNSVNPSSGTDVTGDSLGHGSLAIGSEGDRLRTNSTSKSSRSTSHEHGDEIGGNPPEIPPRLRIRSNSNLELCSSQQDIEQMNANDGELDLSSSLREYPWFHGTLPRSDAAQLVLHSAANGHGVFLVRQSETRKGEFVLTFNFQGRAKHLRMTLNDQGHCRVQHLCFPAIYDMLEHFRRNAIPLESGGTADVTLTEFVVATDATRSGHHNASGINQQQLQERRPPAAPEPREVRTYGGSIRTRTESLERLEQQNNVTEQQSSSSSSGRAIQNTYSFL, from the exons ATGAGTGTTTATACCATAACTGCGGCGACACCAACAACGAGTACAATAATATCAACAACAACGGCAACGACGACGACAGCTGTAACAGTGACGACGACGGCTACGCCGACAACAACAACGGCACCGGCGGTTGCCGTGTCGCCTGAAGCTGCGCCTGGTTGGATAGAATTTTGTGAGAGACACGCCCGCGCTTCGGCTTCTGATTTTGCTAAGGCCTTTTGTACCTACGTCAGTTTAAATTTACCAGAAAGTGCAAGATCGAATCTTTCCCATCGtgattttttaagaaaatttgtcgaaagcttttgTGAACACTTTGAAAGCGAATACCTACGTCGTACGATTAG ATCACCATCTTTGTATGACACAAGGCATATAGCAAGTAATGATAGAGATGTTAATGTTATAAGCCAAAACAACAATGCTCCTATTCGTATATCATCTCATGAAGAATTCAGTGATTACTCTGAACATGATGGAGATGCAATATCACCAAAGCCTGCACACAAACCATTTTTCCGCCGCTTATCCTTTAAAGGGCTTAAGAAGGGCAAAAGCTTCTTCCATAAGCAGCAAAGTGATGAAGTGGAATTATCTCATAGTGAACATCGTAGAGATAAGCATTCAAAAGCTAAACTTTCAAAGATTGTGGTGGAATGTAGAAAAGAAGGCATTGTTAATTCCTTAATGGGAGAAAATATTGATGGAACTCAAAAATGGGAGAAATCTAGACTTGCCTTAATAAAAGCAATTGGTGGATATAtgttagaattttattctccTCCAAAAGCAGTAAAACCACGTAGTGGTGTCTTTTGTTCTGCAATAACTGAAGCCAGGGAAACAACTGCACTAGAAATGCCAGATCATGAAAATACCtttgtattaaaaacacaAAATATGGAATTTGTAATCGAAGCTCATGATTCAAATGATATGAGATCATGGTTAGCtactattaaatattgtatgcGCACAGTACAACAAAATTCTGTTAATCCTAGTTCTGGAACAGATGTTACTGGAGATTCCTTAGGACATGGTTCATTAGCTATTGGTAGTGAAGGAGATAGATTAAGAACTAATTCTACAAGTAAAAGTTCCCGATCTACATCGCATGAACATGGAGATGAAATAGGTGGCAATCCTCCAGAAATACCTCCTAGACTACGTATAAGAAGTAATAGTAATCTGGAATTATGTTCATCACAACAGGATATTGAACAaa TGAATGCAAATGATGGTGAATTAGATTTATCTAGCAGTTTAAGAGAATATCCATGGTTTCATGGGACCCTGCCTAGATCAGATGCAGCACAGCTTGTTTTACATAGTGCTGCTAATGGTCATGGTGTATTTCTTGTTCGACAAAGTGAAACAAGAAAAGGAGAATTtgtattaacttttaattttcaaggCAGAgcaaaa CATTTGCGTATGACATTAAACGATCAGGGACATTGTCGTGTTCAGCATCTTTGTTTTCCTGCTATATATGATATGCTTGAACACTTTCGTCGGAATGCCATACCTCTTGAATCCGGTGGAACAGCAGATGTCACTCTCACAGAATTTGTTGTGGCGACTGATGCAACACGGTCAGGACATCATAATGCATCTGGAATAAATCAACAACAGTTACAAGAAAGGAGACCCCCAGCTGCTCCAGAGCCAAGAGAA GTACGCACATATGGCGGTTCTATAAGAACACGTACAGAATCACTGGAAAGACTGGAACAACAAAACAACGTTACAGAACAACAAAGTTCATCATCATCTAGTGGTAGAGCAATTCAAAATACTTATAGTTTTCTTTGA
- the LOC132907875 gene encoding D-beta-hydroxybutyrate dehydrogenase, mitochondrial has product MPLPSGSKEPDDSQTWELAERCLLPIAFSHAIAVILATILNTLSISQTSSFVLFLLLLVISIGSTLFYHNLKVTAAGKAVLITGCDSRVGYTLSKQLDELGFTVFAGFNAKVENEETMQKLKQEASGRLHILQLDITSEHDIHSTFLYVNENLPDGAPGLWALIHAAAWVTLGECEWVPPSVLKRSIDINFIGLARLTQVFLPLIRRSKGRVVIVSSLLARIPSPVRGIYCAVKAAVEAWGACLRLEMRRWGVDVVIVETSEYVSGNAWLKNNSALLEQARDMWTQLDPQTRKEYGQELFQKEMLALEKYTQETDVDLTPVTRALTDGVMKTFPMRRYTPVSRKERIQALCSDYLPKPVYDILYVN; this is encoded by the exons ATGCCTTTACCAAGTGGAAGCAAAGAACCAGATGATAGCCAAACATGGGAATTAGCAGAAAGATGTCTTCTTCCAATTGCATTTTCACATGCAATTGCAGTCATTTTAGCGactatattaaatacattgaGTATATCACAAACATCTAGTTTTGtgctttttctcttattgttGGTAATATCTATAGGATCTACACTATTTTATCATAACTTAAAG GTAACTGCCGCAGGAAAAGCAGTTCTTATTACAGGTTGTGATTCAAGAGTTGGATACACTTTAAGTAAACAATTAGATGAACTG GGATTTACAGTATTTGCTGGATTTAATGCAAAAGTTGAGAATGAAGAGAcaatgcaaaaattaaaacaggAAGCTTCTGGTAGATTACATATATTGCAATTAGACATTACTAGTGAGCATGATATTCATTCAACATTTCTTTATGTAAATGAAAACTTACCAGATGGTGCACCAg GTTTATGGGCATTAATACATGCTGCTGCCTGGGTGACATTAGGTGAATGCGAATGGGTACCTCCTTCTGTATTAAAACGCAGtatagatattaatttcattggcCTTGCTAGATTAACTCAG gtCTTTTTACCTTTGATTAGACGATCAAAAGGACGTGTTGTCATAGTTAGCAGTCTCTTAGCTCGTATTCCAAGTCCTGTCCGAGGCATTTATTGTGCAGTTAAG GCTGCAGTTGAAGCTTGGGGAGCTTGTCTTAGGTTAGAAATGAGAAGATGGGGAGTGGATGTAGTTATTGTTGAAACTAGTGAATATGTATCTGGAAATGcttggttaaaaaataatagtgCCTTGCTGGAACAAGCTAGAGACATGTGGACTCAATTGGATCCTCAAACCCGTAAAGAATATGGTCAAGAATTATTCCAAAAAGAAATGTTGGctcttgaaaaatatacacaagAGACAGATGTAGATTTAACACCAGTAACTAGAGCTTTGACAGATGGAGTAATGAAAACTTTTCCAATGAGAAGATACACACCAGTATCACGTAAAGAAAGAATACAAGCATTATGCAGTGATTATCTTCCAAAACCAGTTTATgatatattgtatgtaaattga